TGTTGCTGAATCCGACCGACATTATTTCGCTCCCTGAGATTTGACCGCCTCGGCGGCCTTGAGGATCACATCGCCATCCGCCAGGCGGCGGCGCCACCAGACGGTGTCCGGCACATCGCGGCCCTCGGCGGGCAGCAGGTCGCCGGATTGCGGATCCGGCACCGCCCGGCCAGTGGCCGGGATCACGGTGATGCGTGCTGTCATGGGTTGAAGGTTCCTTGGAAAGTCATTTCGATGCGCCCGTCGGGGCCTGGCTGACGCAGGTTCGGGTCCGCCGGATCGATGGCGTCGACCCGTACGGTGACGCCGGACAACGGCGGCAGCTGGTCGAGCTGGCGTTCATGCCAGGTCTCGGCGGGCTCGCTGGCCCGACTGCGGCCGAGCTGCAGCGGGGCGATGAAACGATGGCGATACAGCACACGGCGCGTGTCGCAGCGCAGCAATTCGCCACCGGCGTATTCCACCGGCTCGCGGCCGGGGG
This window of the Pseudomonas mosselii genome carries:
- a CDS encoding DUF2635 domain-containing protein; this translates as MTARITVIPATGRAVPDPQSGDLLPAEGRDVPDTVWWRRRLADGDVILKAAEAVKSQGAK